From Cellulosimicrobium sp. ES-005, one genomic window encodes:
- a CDS encoding ABC transporter permease, producing the protein MGRYVLRRAGQGLFVLWAAFTISFFVLYLLPSDPAALMASGGGEADQVDPALLDALRAQYGLDRPVLVQYADALWHALRLDFGTSYSSGAPATQLVLQALPETLRLTAAALVLAVVAGAGIAIASTFPRAAWLRHALASLPPLGVALPPFWLGLLLLQWFSFQLPVFPAIGNEGAISLVLPAITLAVPASAALAQVLARSLRGTLGEPYVETARAKGASRARVHFGHALRNAAIPALTVLGVVVGGLLGGTVVTETVFSRAGLGRLTVTSVDAQDIPVVQAVVVLSALVFVVVTLVVDLLYPLLDPRIDARQKAVAA; encoded by the coding sequence ATGGGCCGGTACGTCCTGCGTCGCGCCGGGCAGGGGCTGTTCGTGCTCTGGGCGGCGTTCACGATCTCGTTCTTCGTCCTCTACCTGCTGCCCAGCGACCCGGCCGCGCTCATGGCGAGCGGCGGGGGCGAGGCGGACCAGGTGGACCCCGCGCTGCTCGACGCGCTCCGCGCGCAGTACGGCCTCGACCGGCCCGTGCTCGTGCAGTACGCCGACGCGCTGTGGCACGCGCTGCGCCTCGACTTCGGGACGTCGTACTCGTCGGGCGCGCCCGCGACCCAGCTCGTGCTCCAGGCGCTCCCCGAGACGCTCCGGCTCACGGCCGCGGCGCTCGTCCTCGCCGTCGTGGCAGGCGCCGGCATCGCGATCGCGAGCACGTTCCCGCGCGCGGCCTGGCTGCGCCACGCGCTCGCGTCGCTCCCTCCGCTCGGCGTCGCCCTGCCGCCGTTCTGGCTGGGCCTGCTGCTCCTGCAGTGGTTCTCCTTCCAGCTCCCGGTGTTCCCCGCGATCGGCAACGAGGGCGCGATCAGCCTCGTGCTGCCGGCGATCACGCTCGCCGTCCCGGCGAGCGCCGCGCTCGCCCAGGTGCTCGCGCGGAGCCTGCGCGGGACGCTCGGTGAGCCGTACGTCGAGACGGCGCGCGCCAAGGGCGCGAGCCGGGCGCGCGTGCACTTCGGCCACGCGCTGCGCAACGCCGCGATCCCCGCGCTGACCGTGCTCGGGGTCGTCGTGGGCGGGCTGCTCGGCGGCACGGTCGTCACGGAGACGGTGTTCTCGCGCGCGGGCCTGGGACGGCTCACGGTCACGTCGGTGGACGCGCAGGACATCCCCGTGGTGCAGGCGGTCGTCGTCCTCTCGGCGCTCGTGTTCGTGGTCGTCACGCTCGTGGTCGACCTGCTCTACCCCCTGCTCGACCCCCGGATCGACGCACGACAGAAGGCGGTGGCCGCATGA